The stretch of DNA GGCCGCAGAATGATCGAGCAAAACGCCTTCTGCACCCGGAAAGCGCGTGTGGGCCAGCGCCAGCAATCGGCCATCGCCGCAGCCGACATCCAGCAGCAACCGCTCGCCCACGTCGCGCTGAGGAATAACATCCTGCATGGCAAGGTAAGCGCAGGCATAGGCCGGGTCGCGGTATTCGGTCATGAAATGTCTCCTCAAGCCTACTTTCATTAATAAATGACCGTAAAGCAATTAATCTTATATTCCAGCTATAGTGGGCAGCGAACTTGTATAGATAAGCTTGAAACGCGCCTATACGATGTGGAAAAAAGGCAATAAGACAAGTAGGGGCGAAAGCTTCCTGCCTCGCCCCGTTCTCGATTCCGACTCTGCTTAGCCAACGCTGGAGTTAACCCACGCTGGGGCTGCCCATCGCGTTCAGCACGGCGCGGGTAAAGGTGCGCGTATCGGCCTTGCCGCCCAGATCGGGTGTGGGATGCTCGCGGAGGGCCAACGCCACAGCGCGGTCAATCTGGTTGGCGGCGTCGCTACGCTTGAGGCCGTGCCGCAGCAACATTCCGGCGCTCATGATGGCCGCGGCGGGGTTGGCAATCCCCTTTCCGGCAATGTCGGGGGCGCTGCCGTGAATCGGCTCGAACAGGCCCGCGCCGTCGCCTAGGCTGGCGCTGGGCATCAGGCCGAGGCTACCGGGAATCACGGCGGCGAGGTCGGACAGGATGTCGCCAAACAGGTTTTCGGTGACGATCACGTCGTAGCGGCTGGGGTCGGACACGATCAGCATGGCGACGCTATCCACGTATTCATGGTTCAGGTGGATATTGCGGTAGTCGCGGTCACGCAGCGCCGTCACGTCGCGCCGCCACAGTTCACTGACTTCCAGCACGTTGGCTTTGTCTACGCTGGTCACTCGGCCCCGGCGCTGTTCGGCGGCCCAGAACGCCACTTTCGCCACGCGCTCCACTTCGGCGGTGGTGTAGCGCATGGTGTTGTAGGCGGTATCGCCCTCGATCTTGCGGTCTTGGTCGAAGTACACGCCGCCCAACAGTTCGCGCACGATCAGAATGTCCACGCCGCGCGCCAAATCAGGCTTGAGGGGGCTGAGATGCTCCAGCCCCGGCTGCACGCGCACAGGCCGCAGGTTGGCGTAGCAGCCCAGCAATTTCCGCAGCGCCAGCAGACCACTTTCGGGGCGCATGGGGCGGGGAAGTAGATTCCAGGGGCTGTTGTGTGCGCCGCCGACTGTGCCCAGCAGCACCGCGTCGGCATCGGCCAGCGCGTCACGGGTGATTTGGGGCAACGGGTCGCCGTACTGGTCGTATGCTCCGCCCCCAATGGCGTGTTCTTCAAAGGTCACGTCGGGGGCCACTTCGCGCAGCACTTCCACGGCGGCGGCGGTGACTTCGGGGCCGATGCCGTCGCCGGGCAAAATCACGATTTTAGGCACGGTGCGCCTCCTGTTTGGCTTCTTGGCCGGGGTGTCCATGTCCAGCTTCGGTGCTGGCCGCCTTCAACGTTTCGGCTTCCAGCGCGGCCTGATCGTGGTCGCGCATGTATTCCAGCCAGCCGCCCGCTTTTTGCACGTCCAGCGCGAACTGGGCCACAGGCACGAAGGTCAGCTTCTGGCCCGTGCGGAGATTGGCAATCGTGCCGCCGATCAAATCCAGATCGGCCTCGTCGCCGTCCTCGAAGGCCTCCACGATTCCGGCACATTCCAGCGCCAGAAAGCCGTTGTTGATGGAGTTGCGGTAATAAATGCGGGCGAAGTTGGGGGCAATGACCGCGCCGATGCCCGCGCCGCGTAAGGCCCAGACCGCGTGTTCACGGCTGGAACCACAGCCGAAATCTGCGCCTGCAACGATGATGTCGCCCGGTTGCACCCGCGCCGCGAAGGTCTTGTCGTAATCCTCCATCGCGTACGGGGCCAGTTCGGCTTCCACGTCGGTGGTCAGGTGGCGGGCCGGAATAATCTCATCGGTGTTGATGTGGTCGCGTCCGAAGACATGAACTTTGGGCATGGGGATTCCTTTTGGGGGATTGGGGAGGAAGGTGGGGGCAGTCTAAGGGGGTGGGGCGGTGGGTCTTCGGGTGGGCAGATCGGTCAGAACAGGCGTCCTAGTAGGCCAATCTCTTCTTAGTCCCTTATACCCTAGACCTTAAACCGCCCCAAACGTCAACCTAATTCAGAGGCCGAACCGCATTCAGCTCAGCGGGCAATTCTTCGGCATACAGGTCGTGCCAGGTCTGGCCGTCAAAGGTCAGCTCGGATTCTATAAACGCCTGCGCCAACGGGTCAGCATCGGTCAGGGCGTCCACCGGAATATCGAGGCGCACGGCAATCGGCACAGGCAGAGTTTCCACTTCGTTGAGGTCAGGGTATTCGTCGGCAAAGATTTCCAGCAGCAGATTCTCTGTCCAGTCGGCCCAGCGTTCGGGGTGACCTGCGCCCGTGGCCTGCACCAGATCGGCGCGAATACGGTCGGCCTGGTCGGCAGGCACATCATCTTCTTCCCACTCCACACGGCCATCGGCAAACACGGTGACGGTCACGGTGTCTACATCCAAAAACTGGCTCAGTTCGGGGGGCAACGAGTCGCCTAGCGGCGCGGCTTCGGGGTCGTAGGTAATCCACTCTTCGCCGTCGGGCGAGTAGCCGGAGCCTGCGGGGTCTATGTGCAGCTCCAGTCCCCCCACTTGGGCAAAAGGCGTGCCCAATGGCGAAAGCAGCAGTGCAGGCTCGCGCAGTTCGAAGAGGCTGCGCTTCAACACGGGCGCGGTAGCTTTGTCTTCATCCACCTGTTCGGCATGCAGATCGCCCCACTCCTCAGGCGTCTGGCCGTGCCACTCGGAGGCCAGTTCTTCCAATGCTTCCAGCCATTCGCCGGGCGGCTCAGGGTCAATGGTCACGCGGCCTTCAGGAGCCTGCTCAATTCGGAAGGTAGCCACCACTTTGCCCTGTCCCCCCGCCGCCGGATGCTGCATCAGAAATTCCAGCGCCCGGCGGGGATCGGTGTTGGCCGGGAAGGATTCCCAGCGCACGCCGTCGGCAGAATGCGTGTGCTGGCGCAGGTGCAGGACGCCGCCCTC from Deinococcus sp. QL22 encodes:
- the leuB gene encoding 3-isopropylmalate dehydrogenase encodes the protein MPKIVILPGDGIGPEVTAAAVEVLREVAPDVTFEEHAIGGGAYDQYGDPLPQITRDALADADAVLLGTVGGAHNSPWNLLPRPMRPESGLLALRKLLGCYANLRPVRVQPGLEHLSPLKPDLARGVDILIVRELLGGVYFDQDRKIEGDTAYNTMRYTTAEVERVAKVAFWAAEQRRGRVTSVDKANVLEVSELWRRDVTALRDRDYRNIHLNHEYVDSVAMLIVSDPSRYDVIVTENLFGDILSDLAAVIPGSLGLMPSASLGDGAGLFEPIHGSAPDIAGKGIANPAAAIMSAGMLLRHGLKRSDAANQIDRAVALALREHPTPDLGGKADTRTFTRAVLNAMGSPSVG
- a CDS encoding 3-isopropylmalate dehydratase small subunit, which translates into the protein MPKVHVFGRDHINTDEIIPARHLTTDVEAELAPYAMEDYDKTFAARVQPGDIIVAGADFGCGSSREHAVWALRGAGIGAVIAPNFARIYYRNSINNGFLALECAGIVEAFEDGDEADLDLIGGTIANLRTGQKLTFVPVAQFALDVQKAGGWLEYMRDHDQAALEAETLKAASTEAGHGHPGQEAKQEAHRA